From the Fusobacterium sp. JB019 genome, the window AAATTTGATGGACTTATAATAACTGGAGCTCCAGTTGAAAAGTTAGATTATGAAGAAGTTGAATATTGGAAAGAATTAAGTGAAATTATGGAGTGGGCGAAGGTAAATGTATATTCAACCTTCCATATATGTTGGGGGGCTCAAGCAGGGCTATATTATAATTATGGAATAAATAAAGAGCTATTAAATGAAAAAATGAGTGGAATTTTTAAACATACTATAGTAGATAATAAAATTCCTTTGGTGAGGGGCTTTGATCATGAATTTTTAGTTCCTCACTCAAGGAATACAACTGTTAATATTGAAGAATTTGAAAAAATTGATGATTTAATAGTTATATCAACTTCAAAAGAAGCAGGGGTATATTTAGCAATGTCAAAGGATGGAAGAAGAATTTTTGTATCAGGACATTCTGAATATGACTGTGATACTTTAAAAAAAGAATATGATAGGGATATGGAAAAAGGAATAAATCCTAAAATTCCAGTAAATTATTTTCCTGAAGATGATCCAAGAAAGGAACCAATTTCTACTTGGAAATCTCATGCTCATTTATTATATTCAAACTGGTTGAATTATTATGTATATCAAAGAACACCATTCAACATAAATGAAATTTAAATTCAGATTAGTTCATTAACTTGAATTTTGAATGCAGTAGTGGTATAATTAGGTCATAAGGAAAAGGGGGCCTCATTATGAATAAATTATTGATAAAAAATTCAAGGATAGTTCTAGAAAATGAGATAATAAAAGGAAATATTCTTATTGAAGAGGGAATTATAAAAGAAATATCTTCTGAAAATATTAAGGTTAATGATGAAAATATAGAAATTATAAATGCTAAGGGGAACTATATTATTCCAGGATTTATAGATGTTCATATCCATGGTTCAAATGGATCAGATGTTATGGATGGGACAAAGGAAGCTTTAATAAATATATCCAAATTTATAGTAAAAAAAGGTGTTACTAATTTTTTAGCAACAACTTTAACAAGTTCAAAAGAAAAGCTTATAAATGTTTTGAAAACTATAGGAGAAGTTGAAAATAAAGATATTGATGGAGCTAATATTTTTGGTGTTCATATGGAAGGACCATATTTTGATGTTGAGTATAAAGGTGCTCAAGAAGAAAAATTTATAAAAAATTCTTCTACAAAACATTTAAGAGAGTTCTTGAGTGTGAAAAAAGATATGGTGAAAATGATGTCTATTTCTCCTCATACAAAGGAAGCCTACAAAGGAATAGAATTTTTAAAAAGAAATGGTGTAATAGTTTCAGTTGGACATTCAGCAGCAACTTATGATGAAGTTATGAAGGGGATTGATTCTGGAATAACTCATTCAACTCATACTTATAATGGAATGAGAGGATTAAATCATAGAGAGCCTGGTGTAGTTGGAGCAGTTATGGTTTCAGATAAAATAAATGCAGAAATAATTTTCGATGAAATTCATGTTCATAGGGCAGCTGTGGACATACTTATAAGAGC encodes:
- the nagA gene encoding N-acetylglucosamine-6-phosphate deacetylase; the encoded protein is MNKLLIKNSRIVLENEIIKGNILIEEGIIKEISSENIKVNDENIEIINAKGNYIIPGFIDVHIHGSNGSDVMDGTKEALINISKFIVKKGVTNFLATTLTSSKEKLINVLKTIGEVENKDIDGANIFGVHMEGPYFDVEYKGAQEEKFIKNSSTKHLREFLSVKKDMVKMMSISPHTKEAYKGIEFLKRNGVIVSVGHSAATYDEVMKGIDSGITHSTHTYNGMRGLNHREPGVVGAVMVSDKINAEIIFDEIHVHRAAVDILIRAKGVDKVLCITDAISATGLSDGDYKLGNLDVYVKNKEARLKINDALAGSVLTMDKAFRNILSLGYTIYDAIKMTSTNAAKEFNLNAGEIKVGKQGDFVILDDEYNPKGTIVNGKIKFNEI
- the metA gene encoding homoserine O-succinyltransferase, with amino-acid sequence MPIKVLKDLPAKKVLENENIFVMDNARAMSQDIRPLQIIILNLMPTKEKTEEQLLRLLSNSPLQIDITLLTMESYNSKNTSKEHLNSFYKVFKDIKAKKFDGLIITGAPVEKLDYEEVEYWKELSEIMEWAKVNVYSTFHICWGAQAGLYYNYGINKELLNEKMSGIFKHTIVDNKIPLVRGFDHEFLVPHSRNTTVNIEEFEKIDDLIVISTSKEAGVYLAMSKDGRRIFVSGHSEYDCDTLKKEYDRDMEKGINPKIPVNYFPEDDPRKEPISTWKSHAHLLYSNWLNYYVYQRTPFNINEI